ATCGAACCGCGGCCGTCAGACGTCAAGGTCACCATGACGGTGTCCGGGGACGTCAAGATTCCCCGGGACGCCAAGGCCATCATCATGTCGCCGAACCTGGTGGCGGCGCGGTTCATTCAGCTCACCCCGGCATACACCGGCGGGGCGGTGCTACCCGACGGCGCGACCATCGATCTGGACCGCACCGCGGTCCCGGTGGAATGGGACGAAGTCAAGGAGGCGCTGACCAAGCTGTCGGTCCAGCTCAGTCCGGCGGCCGGAGAGATGCAGGGACCGCTGGGCGCCGCGATCAATCAGGCCGCGAAAACCTTTGACGGCAAAGGTGATTCGTTTCACAATGCGTTTCTTGAGCTATCGCAGGCCGCGGGCCGGCTCGGGGATTCGCGCAACGATATCTTCGGCACCGTCAAGAACCTGCAGGTCCTGGTCGACGCGCTGGCGGCCAGCAACGAGCAGATCGTGCAGTTCGCGGGGCACGTGGCGGAGGTGTCGCAGGTGCTCGCCGACAGCTCACGCGACCTGGACCATACTCTCGGCACGCTCAACCAGGCGCTCTCGGATGTCAGGGGATTCCTGCACGCCAACAACTCGACGCTAATCGAAACGGTCAACCAACTGAGCGACCTGACCCAGACGTTGAGCGACCAGAGCGAGAACATCGAACAGGTGCTGCATGTGGCCGGCCCGGGGATCGCCAACTTCTACAACATCTATGACCCCGCGCAAGGCACCTTGAACGGTCTGTTGTCGCTGCCCAACTTCTTGAACCCGGTCCAGTTCATCTGCGGCGGTTCCTTCGACACCGCCGCCGGGCCATCGGCGCCCGACTACTTCAGGCGCGCCGAGATCTGTCGCGAACGGCTGGGACCGGTGCTGCGCCGCCTCACCGTGAACTACCCGCCGATCATGTTCCACCCGATCAACACGATCACGGCGTACAAGGGCCAGATCATCTACGACACCCCGGCGACCCAGGCCAAGGCCGAGACACCGGTCCCGGAGTTGACGTGGATACCGGCGACGCCGACGCCTCCGGCCCCGGCGTCGAATCAGACCGATCTGCAGGCCCTCCTGGTTCCGCGGGCGCCCGGACCCCAGCCGGGCTACGGCCCGTTGCCCGGTCCCGCGCCCGGATCCGTGGCGCCAGGGCCGCCGCCTACCGAGCGGGGGGCTGGCGGGTGAACCGAATCTGGTTGCACGGCAGCGTATTAGCTTCCAGCAGCGTACTGCTGGCCGGTTGCAGTTTCGGCGGGCTGAACTCCCTGCCGATGCCCGGCACCGCCGGCCACGGCAGCGGCGCGTACTCGATCACCGTCGAAGTGCCGGACGTGGCGACGCTGCCGCAGAACTCCCCGGTCATGGTCGACGATGTCACCGTGGGCAGCGTGTCGGGAATATCCGCCGAGCAACGGTCCGATGGATCTTTTTATGCCGCGGTGAAGTTGGCGCTGGACAAGAATGTGGTGCTGCCGGCCAACGCGATCGCGAGGGTCGCCCAGACGTCGCTGCTGGGGTCGCTGCACATCGACCTGGCCGCGCCGACCGATCAACCCCCGAAGGGCAGGCTGGTCGACGGGTCGAGGATCCCGGAGTCGAACACGGGCCGCTTTCCCACCACCGAGGAGGTGTTCTCGGCACTCGGTGTGGTGGTCAACAAGGGCAATGTCGGTGCGCTGGAAGAGATCACCGACGAGGTGTACCAGGCCGTGGCCGGCCGGCAGGGTCAATTCGCCGACCTGGTGCCCAGGCTCGCGGAGCTGACGGCCGGACTCAACAAGCAGGTCAACGACATCATCGACGCGGCCGACGGGCTGAACCGGTTTGCCGCGATCCTGGCGCGCGACAAGGACAGCCTCGGCCGGGCGCTGGACACGTTGCCCGAGGCGGTTCGCGTGCTCAACAAGAACCGGGACCACATCGTCGACGCGTTCGCCGCGCTCAAGAGGCTGGCGACGGTCACCTCGCATGTGCTCTCCAAGACCAAGGTGGACTTCGCCGAAGACCTCAAGGGCCTGTATTCGGTCGCCAAGGCGCTCAATGACAACCGGAAAGACTTCGTCACCTCGCTGCAGCTGTTGTTGACCTTCCCGTTCCCCAACTTCGGCATCAAGCAGGCGGTGCGCGGCGACTATCTCAACGTCTTCACCACGTTCGACCTGACCCTGCGCCGGCTCGGCGAGACGTTCTTCACCACGGCGTACTTCGACCCGAACATGGCGCACATGAGCGAGGTCCTCAACCCGCCCGACTTCCTGGTCGGCGAACTGGCCAACCTGTCCGGACAGGCGGCCGACCCGTTCAAGATTCCGCCGGGTACGGCGTCGGGACAGTAGGGGGCGGCGACGTGATCGACAGACTCACCAAGATCCAGTTATCCGTCTTTGCGGTGATCACGGTGATCACCCTGACCTTGATGGCGATCTTCTATCTGCGCTTGCCCGCCACGTTCGGCATCGGGACCTACGGCGTGAGCGCCGATTTCGTCGCGGGCGGCGGTCTGTACAAGAACGCCAATGTCACCTACCGCGGTGTCCCGGTCGGCCGGGTGGAGTCGGTGGCGCTGAACCCGAACGGCGTCACGGCACGGATGCGGCTGAACAGCGGCACCGCGATTCCGTCGAACGTGACCGCCACCGTGAAGAGCGTGTCGGCCATCGGCGAGCAGTACATCGACCTGGTGCCGCCCGCGAATCCGTCGCCGGGCAGGCTGCGCAACGGATCCAAGATCGAACGAAACAACACCCGAATCGGCCAAGACGTCGCCGAGCTGCTGCGCCAGGCCGAGAAGCTGGTCAACAGCCTCGGCGACACCCGCCTGCGGGAACTGCTGCACGAGGCGTTCACGGCGACCAACGGATCCGGTCCGGAATTGGCCCGGCTGGTCGAATCGGCCCGGTTGTTGGTCGACGAGGCCAACGCCAACTATCCGCAGGTGTCGCAGCTGATTGACCAGGCCGGCCCGTTCCTGCAGGCGCAGATTCGCGCGGGCGCTGACATCCGGTCGCTCGCCGACGGGCTCGCGCGGTTCACCTCGGAGGTCCGTGCGGCCGACCCACGGCTACGCGACACGCTGGCCACCGCACCGGACGCGATCGACGAGGCCAGCACCGCGTTCTCCGGTATCCGCCCCTCCTTCCCGGCGCTGGCGGCCAACCTGGCCAACCTGGGCAGGGTGGGCGTGATCTATCACAAGTCGATCGAGCAGCTTCTGGTGGTGTTGCCGGCGCTGTTCGCCGCGATCATTACGGCGGCCGGCGGCGCGCCGCAAGACGAGGGCGCGAAGCTGGACTTCAAGATCGACCTGAACGACCCGCCGCCGTGCAACACCGGCTTCGTGCCCACCCCGCTGATCCGGTCGCCCGCGGACGAGACGGTGCGGGAGATCCCCAGGGACATGTACTGCAAGACCGCCCCGAACGACCCCAGCACGGTGCGCGGCGCCCGCAACTACCCCTGCCAGGAGTTCCCCGGCAAGCGGGCACCCACGGTGGCGTTGTGTCGTGACCCGAAGGGCTACGTGCCGATCGGCACCAACCCGTGGCGGGGCCCGCCGGTCCCGTACGACACACCCGTCACGAATGGGCTAAACATCTTGCCGCCCAACCATTTCCCGTACATCCCGCCGGGCGCGGATCCGGACCCGGGCATTCCCATTGTCGGGCCGCCGCCGCCCGGTGTGACGCCCGGTCCGGGTCCGGCGCCGCACCAGCCCATGCAGATTCCGCCGCCGCCCAACGACAATGGGCCGCCGCCTCCGTTCACGACGTGGATGCCGCCGGGGTACCCGCCGGAGCCACCGCAGGTTCCGTATCCGAAGTTCCTCGAGCCGCCGCCACCTCCGTTGGGCACCGGTCCCGCGCCCGGCCCGGAACCGCAGGCCGGCGGCGCGGCCTACACGACCTATGACCCGGCCACCGGAGTCTTCCAGGATCCGGCGGGAGGGACCGGTATCTTCGCGTCGGGTGTCGCGGGGGTATCCCGCGCCGAGAATTGGGTGGACCTCATGCTCGCTCCGAAGCCGATGTAGTGGATCCTGTAGTGGCAGAACAACAGTCGACGACGCAACGCGCACGCAGGCGGGCGTCCCGCGCGGCGGGGCCGGCCAAGACCGAACCGAGCGGCGCCGCAGTTGCCCGCGTTGCCGTCCGGGCCGCGGACGAGGCGAAGCCGAAAGTCAAGTCCGCTAAGCCGCTTACCACCCTCCGGCCGCCGCCGCGGCGGCCGGCTCACCGGCTTCTAGTCGGCTGGATCTCGGTCGCCGCCGGGTTGTTGACGATCGCCGCGCTGGCGGGCGGCGTGACCTTCCTGGTCTTCCAGCACCGGGATGCCGAAGCCCGGCTAGCGCGCGAGCAGCGCTTTGTCGACACCGCCACGCAGACGGTGGTCAACATGTTCAGCTACACGCCGGACACCATCGACGAGAGCGTGAACCGGTTCGTCAACGGCACCAGCGGCCCGCTGCGGGGCATGCTCAGCGCCAACAACAACGTCGACAACCTCAAGGGCCTGTTCCGCGCCACCAACGCGACGTCGGAAGCCGTCGTGAACGGCGCCGCCCTGGAGGGCATCGACGCGGTCAGCGACAACGCCTCGGTGCTGGTGTCGGTGCGGGTCACCGTCGCCGACATCGACGGCGTCAACAAGCCGTCCATGCCCTACCGGCTGCGGGTCATCGTGCACGAGGACGAGAACGGACGAATGACCGGCTACGACCTGAAGTATCCGGACGGGGGCAACTGATGCGGCGCCTGGGGGCCGTCGCGGGCGGCCTGCTGGTCGCTGCCATCGTGGGGTTGTCCGCGGCCGGTGGCTGGTTCTACTGGGACCGCGTGCAGGCCCGGGGCGAACAGGCGGCGCGCGCGGTGCTACCCCGGTTGGCCGCCACGGAGATCCCGCGGGTCTTCGGCTACGACTACCAGACCGTCGAGCGCAGCCTGGGCGACGCATACCCCATGCTCACGCCCGACTATCGCGCGGAGTTCCAGAAGAGTGCCAACGCGCAGATCATCCCGGAGGCGAAGAAGCGCGAGGTGGTTGTGCAGGCCAACGTCGTCGGCGTGGGAGTCATGGCCGCCAAGCGGAATTCGGCATCGGTGATGGTCTACATGAATCGCACGGTGACCGACAAGTCGCGGCAGCCGCTCTACGACGGCAGCCGGTTACGGGTGGACTTCAAGCGGATCGGCGGCAAATGGCTGATCGCCTACATCACGCCGATTTAGCCCCGATGCCGACGGTGAATCTGGCGACGCGACGCGCCGACGTCGCGTCGCCAGATTCACCGTCGCGGCCATTATCACCCGAGTCTCCGCGGGTTGCGGTGTCATTGTGTCCGGCTCCCAGCGACAAATCCGCTGCGCGCCTTACATTGTCGCGCCGAGGCGGGCAACCGCGTGCCGGGTCGACCCAGGGATGCGTGGGGCAGGCGTGACTACCGCGACCCAGGACACCGCCGATCTAGCGACCAACATCGCTAGGAGCACATCGCAATGGCGTTGCACTGCAACGGGTAACGCTCGACCGGGCTGGGTGGCGGACCGACCAGCTGCAGTGAAAACGGTTCCTTTTTCAATTCCGCCTGCATGCCACAGACCGCGCCGTGCAGGGTGGTGTGGGTGCCGCTCAATGTTTCGTCGCTGAACGCGTAGGTCTCGGTGGACGGCGCGGTGCCGCCGCCCGGACACGACACGCCCTCGTCCTTGGTGACCTGAAAGGTCCACAGCATGCTCGACATTCGGGCCCTGCCGCTGAAGTTCTGCAGCCGGTCCGCACGGGTGATCTGCTCGGATGTCTCGCTCACCACGTTCAGCGCACAGTTGAACGCCCACACGATGGGGTCGGAGTAGTCGTTCATGTTGCGGGTTCCCGACGGCTGATCGCACAGCGCGGTAATCGTCCAGGTCACTCCGGACACGCCCGCCTGGTTGAAGGTGTACTTGCCATCCGCGGGAGGTCCGAGCGCACGCGCCGGCTCACCCGATTCCCACGCGATTCCCACCGCAACCACGGACAAGATGCCGGCGCCAGCGGCCAGCCCGCGACGGATGTTCACGCCGAGCCTCCCTTCACCGCTGCCATGAGTATCACAGCGATTGGGCGGCAACACCATGGGTTTTGGTCCGCGCCGCTCAGCCGGATTCGTGCGGATGCGCATCGGCGAGCGCGTCGAGAAACGACCGCGCCCATCGATCCACGTCGTGCGCGAGCACCTGGCGCCGCAGCGACCGCATCCGCCGCCGGCCTTCCTCGTCGGACTGGTCGAGCGCCTCCTCGATGGCGTCCTTGACGCGTTCGAGGTCGTGCGGGTTGACCAGATAGGCCTGCCGGAGTTCGGCGGCGGCGCCGGTGAATTCGGAAAGGACCAGTGCGCCACCGAGATCGCTGCGGCAGGCGACGTACTCCTTGGCCACCAGGTTCATCCCGTCGCGTAGCGGGGTGACCAGCATGACATCGCTGGCCACGAAGAACGCGATCAGTTCGTCGCGGGGAACCGGACGGTGCAGGTAGTGCACCACCGGATGGCCCACCTCACCGTATTCGCCGTTGATGTGGCCGACTTCGCGTTCGATGTCGTTGCGCAGGATCTGATAGCTTTCCACCCGCTCGCGGCTGGGTGTGGCCAGCTGCACCAGAACGGTGTCGTCGCGCTTCACGCGACCTTCGGCGAGCAGCTCGGAGAAGGCCTTCAGCCGGACGTCGATGCCCTTGGTGTAGTCGAGCCTGTCGACGCCGAGCAGGATCTTGCGGGGATTGCCGAGTTCGGCGCGGATTTCTCGGGCGCGGCGCCTGATGCTGCGGTCGCGGGCCGCCCGGTCGAGCGCGCTGGAATCGATGGAGATGGGGAAGGCGCCCACCCGGACGGTCCGGGACTCCAGTTGCACCTCGCCGAACCGTGACCGCACGCCGACCGCTCCCCGCGACGTCTCGGCGCCGACCAGCTGGCGGGCCAGGAACAGGAAATTCTGGGCGCCGCCAACCAGATGGAATCCCACCAGGTCGGCACCGAGCAGGCCTTCGATGATCTCGGTGCGCCACGGCAGCTGCATGAACAGCTCCACCGGCGGGAACGGAATGTGCAAGAAGAAACCTATGGTCAGGTCGGGCCGCAGCGTGCGCAGCATCTTCGGTACCAGCTGCAGCTGGTAGTCCTGCACCCATACCGTCCCGCCGTGGGCTGCCGCGCGCGACGTGGCCTCGGCGAACCGGCGGTTGACCTCCACATAGCGGTCCCACCACTCGCGGTGATAGAGGGGCTTGACGATGACGTCGTGGTACAGCGGCCACAGGGTGGCGTTGGAGAACCCCTCGTAGTACCGGGCGACGTCGTCGGCGGACAGGCGCACCGGATGCAGTCGCAGGTCGTCCTGGACGATGGGCTCTTCGTCACCGTCGATTACGCCCGGCCACCCGATCCAGGCCCCACGCCGACGGCGCAGCAGCGGCTCCAAGGCCGTGACCAACCCGCCGGGGCTGCGCTTCCACACCGTGGTGCCGTCGGGAAGCCGCTCCAGATCGACCGGCAGCCGATTGGCGACCACCACAAAGTCGGAATCCCCGGTGGGGGCAGCCTCCGTGCCTGCGGTCCCCTTCTCCCGGCCTGCGCTGGGAGCCATCTAGCTCTCGGGTTTTGCCGGCCCGATCCCAAGCATGGACAGGAAGATCCGGCACTCGTCCGCGTCGGTCGCGTATGCGGCGACAACGCGCCTGGCCTGGCTCGCGGTGCTGTCAGCCAGCGGTTCCACGTCGTCGATTTCGCCGTGGTCAGATTTGGTGGGCATTGCACAACTGTATGCGACGTTCGTAGTGCCGCGCAGACACCGTACATTCACGTCTGGTTTCCCAGCACCTCGTCGGCCAGCTCGCGAAGCGCCCGACGATCCTCGTCCAGTGCCGCACGGCCGGCCGGGGTAGCCCGGTAGACGCGCCGAGTGCGGCCGGCCACCACCCGCTGCCGGGACACCAGCAGCCCGTCGGCCTCGAGGCGGTGCAGGGTCGGATACAAGGTGCCGGGGCTGACCCTGTAGCCATGGCGGCCCAGTTCCTCGGTTAGCCACGCGCCGTGGACCTCGTCGTCGGCGGCGTGATGCAGGATGTGCAGGCGCACCGCGGCCCGCTGGAACTCCCGCATAGGCACCCTCCGAGCGATCGACCGACGTGACTACCTAGACCCTGGTGAGCCGCGCATCCAGTGACCAACGGCCGGGGCCGACCCACAGCAGGAAGACCAATCCGAGCAGCATCGACAGATCGGTCCGTGCATCGTGGGCCATGCCCCAGAAGCCCTCCACACCGAGAAACCCGCCGGGCCGCAGTTCCGGGATCTTGGTCAGTGCGATCGCGCCGGTGATGTCGATGAGCAGCGGAATGGCCGCGATCCGGGTCAGCAGCCCGAGGAGGACCAGTGTGCCGCAGGCGATTTCCACGACCCCGTCCAGATTGGCAAGGAACGCGGGAGCGGGGATTCCGATCCGCTCGAAGCGGCCCGGCCCCAGCTGATGCGGGAACAGGAATTTCTGGACGCCCTCGCTGAGAAACACCAGCCCCACCAACATCCGAATGCAGACCACGGCGGGCGGCCCCTCGGGGTGCAGCAGTCGCCGCCATGAAATTCGGGCCGAACGTGTAGTCGACAACTCGGACTCCGATATCGTGTTCCGATAGTTTTCGGGCCGAGCTTACCCCGGTCCCGAACGGGTGGAGAGGCGCAGTGCTGGACGCGGACTCGGTGTTCGACTTTGTCGACGTTGTGGTCGAACGGGATGGGGTGCGGGCGTTGGACGGATTCAGCGCGACCATTCCGGGGCAGGGAGTGACGGCGGTGTTCGGACCGTCGGGCTCGGGGAAGTCGACCCTGCTGCGCCTGTGCAATCGGCTGGAGGTGCCGACGAGCGGGCGGGTGTCGTTCCGCGGCGAGGACATCGCCGGCATCGACCCATTGTGGCTGCGGCGTCGGGTCGGCATGTGCTTCCAGCGTCCGACGCCGTTTCCCGGCACCGTGGCCGACAACCTGCGCGTCGCCGCGCCGGGGGCATCCGACGCGCAGATGACCGAAACGTTGGCGCGGGTGGCTTTGACGGGATCGTGGTTGGACCGCGACGCGACCGCGCTGTCGGGCGGGGAAGCGCAGCGCATGTGCCTGGCCCGCACGCTGATGGCGCAACCGCGGGTGCTGCTGCTGGACGAGCCCACCTCGGCCGTCGACGCCGACGCGGCCGGCGTGATCGAGTGTGCGGTACGGGAGCTGGCCGACGACGGGATTCCCGCCGTGTGGGTCACCCACGACGCGGCGCAGGTGGAGCGGGTCGCCGATGGCGTCCTGCATATCGAGCGGGGCCGCTGCAAGCCGGGGAACGGGGCCGTGAAATGAGCGGGCAGGTCGGCTGGACAGGGCTGGCGACTTCGCTGGCGCTGGTGGCGTTCGCGGCGGCGATTTCGCTGTGGCAGCGGTTGGGCTTGGAGCGGCAGGTGGTGTGGGCGGCGGCCCGCGCGCTCGTCCAGTTGCTGCTGGTGGGCGGGGCGTTAACGTTGCTCTTCGCGCCGGGCCGGTCGCTGTGGTGGTCGTGGGCCTGGACCGCCGGCATGATCGCCTACGCGGGCGACGTCGCGCGCAGACGTGCGCCGGAGGTGCCTCGGCTGGCTCCGCTGACCATCGCCGCGTTCGCCGCGGCGGCGGCGGTCACCCTGGGCGTGATCTTCGGTCTGCGGGTGTTCCCGCTGCAGGCCCGCACTCTGGTGCCGATCGCCGGGATGATGATCGGCAACTCGATGACCGCCATGGTGCTGGTGGCCCGGCGACTGGTCGACGAGCTGCGTGACAAGCGAGACGAGGTCGAGGCCAGGCTCGCCCTCGGGCAACCGTCTCGCCAGGCCGCCGCCCCGCATCTGCGGATCGCGTTGCGATCGGCGATATCCCCGCAGATCGAAACGACCAAGGCGACCGGGCTGGTGTTCCTGCCGGGCGCCATGACGGGACTCATCCTCGCCGGCGTCCCCCCGGTGCAGGCCGTGCTCGTGCAGGCGGTGGTGATGTTCCTCGTCCTGGGTTCGGTGGCGGCCACCACCGTGGTCGTCGCCCTCGGGCTGGTGCGCCTGGTGTTCACCCGCGACCATCGGCTGCGGCCGCTCGGTCACCCGGCGGGGCCCCGCTTACACAACGGCCGTAACGTGTAAACATGACACTCTCCGACGATCAGCCGGTGGTCTACGAAACCCTCGACGCGGGGCGCATCGCCCGGATCTGGCTCAACCGGCCCACCGAGCACAACGCGCAGAATCGCACCCTGCTGGTCCAGCTCGACGAGGCGTTTTGCCGCGCCGAGGCCGACGACGCCGTGCGCGTGGTGATCCTGGCGGCGCGGGGCAAGAACTTCTCCGCCGGTCACGACCTCGGCTCGGATGCTGCGCTGCTGGAACGCAAACCCGGGCCCGCTCAGCATCCGACCTATCGCTCG
This is a stretch of genomic DNA from Mycobacterium lacus. It encodes these proteins:
- a CDS encoding virulence factor Mce family protein, with the translated sequence MKQRFGGRGLRTVTVVALVAALVGGAVVLFATGGGGRKITAYFTSAVGLYPGDQVRVLGVPVGEIDTIEPRPSDVKVTMTVSGDVKIPRDAKAIIMSPNLVAARFIQLTPAYTGGAVLPDGATIDLDRTAVPVEWDEVKEALTKLSVQLSPAAGEMQGPLGAAINQAAKTFDGKGDSFHNAFLELSQAAGRLGDSRNDIFGTVKNLQVLVDALAASNEQIVQFAGHVAEVSQVLADSSRDLDHTLGTLNQALSDVRGFLHANNSTLIETVNQLSDLTQTLSDQSENIEQVLHVAGPGIANFYNIYDPAQGTLNGLLSLPNFLNPVQFICGGSFDTAAGPSAPDYFRRAEICRERLGPVLRRLTVNYPPIMFHPINTITAYKGQIIYDTPATQAKAETPVPELTWIPATPTPPAPASNQTDLQALLVPRAPGPQPGYGPLPGPAPGSVAPGPPPTERGAGG
- a CDS encoding virulence factor Mce family protein — protein: MNRIWLHGSVLASSSVLLAGCSFGGLNSLPMPGTAGHGSGAYSITVEVPDVATLPQNSPVMVDDVTVGSVSGISAEQRSDGSFYAAVKLALDKNVVLPANAIARVAQTSLLGSLHIDLAAPTDQPPKGRLVDGSRIPESNTGRFPTTEEVFSALGVVVNKGNVGALEEITDEVYQAVAGRQGQFADLVPRLAELTAGLNKQVNDIIDAADGLNRFAAILARDKDSLGRALDTLPEAVRVLNKNRDHIVDAFAALKRLATVTSHVLSKTKVDFAEDLKGLYSVAKALNDNRKDFVTSLQLLLTFPFPNFGIKQAVRGDYLNVFTTFDLTLRRLGETFFTTAYFDPNMAHMSEVLNPPDFLVGELANLSGQAADPFKIPPGTASGQ
- a CDS encoding virulence factor Mce family protein encodes the protein MIDRLTKIQLSVFAVITVITLTLMAIFYLRLPATFGIGTYGVSADFVAGGGLYKNANVTYRGVPVGRVESVALNPNGVTARMRLNSGTAIPSNVTATVKSVSAIGEQYIDLVPPANPSPGRLRNGSKIERNNTRIGQDVAELLRQAEKLVNSLGDTRLRELLHEAFTATNGSGPELARLVESARLLVDEANANYPQVSQLIDQAGPFLQAQIRAGADIRSLADGLARFTSEVRAADPRLRDTLATAPDAIDEASTAFSGIRPSFPALAANLANLGRVGVIYHKSIEQLLVVLPALFAAIITAAGGAPQDEGAKLDFKIDLNDPPPCNTGFVPTPLIRSPADETVREIPRDMYCKTAPNDPSTVRGARNYPCQEFPGKRAPTVALCRDPKGYVPIGTNPWRGPPVPYDTPVTNGLNILPPNHFPYIPPGADPDPGIPIVGPPPPGVTPGPGPAPHQPMQIPPPPNDNGPPPPFTTWMPPGYPPEPPQVPYPKFLEPPPPPLGTGPAPGPEPQAGGAAYTTYDPATGVFQDPAGGTGIFASGVAGVSRAENWVDLMLAPKPM
- a CDS encoding mammalian cell entry protein; translation: MDPVVAEQQSTTQRARRRASRAAGPAKTEPSGAAVARVAVRAADEAKPKVKSAKPLTTLRPPPRRPAHRLLVGWISVAAGLLTIAALAGGVTFLVFQHRDAEARLAREQRFVDTATQTVVNMFSYTPDTIDESVNRFVNGTSGPLRGMLSANNNVDNLKGLFRATNATSEAVVNGAALEGIDAVSDNASVLVSVRVTVADIDGVNKPSMPYRLRVIVHEDENGRMTGYDLKYPDGGN
- a CDS encoding mammalian cell entry protein, giving the protein MRRLGAVAGGLLVAAIVGLSAAGGWFYWDRVQARGEQAARAVLPRLAATEIPRVFGYDYQTVERSLGDAYPMLTPDYRAEFQKSANAQIIPEAKKREVVVQANVVGVGVMAAKRNSASVMVYMNRTVTDKSRQPLYDGSRLRVDFKRIGGKWLIAYITPI
- a CDS encoding alpha,alpha-trehalose-phosphate synthase (UDP-forming) — translated: MAPSAGREKGTAGTEAAPTGDSDFVVVANRLPVDLERLPDGTTVWKRSPGGLVTALEPLLRRRRGAWIGWPGVIDGDEEPIVQDDLRLHPVRLSADDVARYYEGFSNATLWPLYHDVIVKPLYHREWWDRYVEVNRRFAEATSRAAAHGGTVWVQDYQLQLVPKMLRTLRPDLTIGFFLHIPFPPVELFMQLPWRTEIIEGLLGADLVGFHLVGGAQNFLFLARQLVGAETSRGAVGVRSRFGEVQLESRTVRVGAFPISIDSSALDRAARDRSIRRRAREIRAELGNPRKILLGVDRLDYTKGIDVRLKAFSELLAEGRVKRDDTVLVQLATPSRERVESYQILRNDIEREVGHINGEYGEVGHPVVHYLHRPVPRDELIAFFVASDVMLVTPLRDGMNLVAKEYVACRSDLGGALVLSEFTGAAAELRQAYLVNPHDLERVKDAIEEALDQSDEEGRRRMRSLRRQVLAHDVDRWARSFLDALADAHPHESG
- a CDS encoding PadR family transcriptional regulator → MREFQRAAVRLHILHHAADDEVHGAWLTEELGRHGYRVSPGTLYPTLHRLEADGLLVSRQRVVAGRTRRVYRATPAGRAALDEDRRALRELADEVLGNQT
- a CDS encoding DoxX family protein, with translation MHPEGPPAVVCIRMLVGLVFLSEGVQKFLFPHQLGPGRFERIGIPAPAFLANLDGVVEIACGTLVLLGLLTRIAAIPLLIDITGAIALTKIPELRPGGFLGVEGFWGMAHDARTDLSMLLGLVFLLWVGPGRWSLDARLTRV
- a CDS encoding ABC transporter ATP-binding protein codes for the protein MDADSVFDFVDVVVERDGVRALDGFSATIPGQGVTAVFGPSGSGKSTLLRLCNRLEVPTSGRVSFRGEDIAGIDPLWLRRRVGMCFQRPTPFPGTVADNLRVAAPGASDAQMTETLARVALTGSWLDRDATALSGGEAQRMCLARTLMAQPRVLLLDEPTSAVDADAAGVIECAVRELADDGIPAVWVTHDAAQVERVADGVLHIERGRCKPGNGAVK
- a CDS encoding ABC transporter permease, whose product is MSGQVGWTGLATSLALVAFAAAISLWQRLGLERQVVWAAARALVQLLLVGGALTLLFAPGRSLWWSWAWTAGMIAYAGDVARRRAPEVPRLAPLTIAAFAAAAAVTLGVIFGLRVFPLQARTLVPIAGMMIGNSMTAMVLVARRLVDELRDKRDEVEARLALGQPSRQAAAPHLRIALRSAISPQIETTKATGLVFLPGAMTGLILAGVPPVQAVLVQAVVMFLVLGSVAATTVVVALGLVRLVFTRDHRLRPLGHPAGPRLHNGRNV